A genome region from Sphingobium sp. CR2-8 includes the following:
- a CDS encoding DUF485 domain-containing protein, whose translation MMQLRDEARVARVAADPRYVALVARRTRLGWWLSAAIFFTFVAYLLLIAFDKALLGAPIGDGVTSIGIPIGLGLILFAIALTGIYVVHANRHHDAQMAAILKDHGA comes from the coding sequence ATGATGCAGCTGAGGGACGAGGCGCGGGTCGCCCGGGTGGCGGCCGACCCGCGCTATGTCGCGCTGGTGGCGCGGCGGACGCGGCTGGGCTGGTGGCTGTCGGCAGCGATCTTCTTCACGTTCGTCGCCTATCTGCTGCTCATCGCCTTCGACAAGGCGTTGCTGGGCGCGCCGATCGGGGACGGCGTCACCTCGATCGGCATCCCGATCGGCCTTGGCCTCATCCTGTTCGCGATCGCGCTCACCGGCATCTATGTCGTCCATGCCAACCGCCATCATGACGCGCAGATGGCCGCCATATTGAAGGATCATGGCGCATGA
- a CDS encoding aldose epimerase family protein: MPKVVNLKTALSPAVGLYALAVMLASGTAMAADASRAPAGTAHGVAIEAITLKNGAGVSAKILTYGATLQSLSGPGKDGQIADVLLGYDDLKGYVDFPNYFGVTVGRYANRIGGGQFSIDGKAYKLPLNDKVNSLHGGGKGFDKQVWKVVSLKSGPKASLVLALTSPDGDSGYPGKLDVTVTYTLDESGNLGIAFDAKTDKPTIVNMTNHAIFNLQGEGSPDGAMGHMLTIPAKAYTPVDANLIPTGELKPVEGGVFDFRKPRRVADGLRDGRDPQIIAGRGYDHNWALDKGLTKTPALAARLEDPVSGRVLEVLTTEPGVQFYTGNFLDGTFIGKQSHVYRMGDGIALEPQKFPDAPNKPAFVSARVDPGKPYHHEMVYRLSVAR; this comes from the coding sequence ATGCCAAAGGTCGTCAATTTGAAAACAGCGTTGTCACCTGCTGTCGGTCTGTATGCGCTGGCGGTCATGCTAGCAAGCGGAACGGCGATGGCGGCGGACGCCAGCCGTGCGCCCGCCGGCACCGCCCACGGTGTGGCGATAGAGGCGATCACGTTGAAAAATGGCGCGGGCGTGTCGGCCAAGATCCTGACCTATGGCGCGACGCTCCAATCGCTGTCCGGCCCCGGCAAGGATGGCCAAATCGCCGACGTGCTGCTGGGCTATGACGACCTTAAGGGCTATGTCGATTTCCCCAATTATTTCGGCGTGACCGTGGGCCGCTACGCCAACCGCATCGGCGGTGGCCAATTCAGCATCGACGGCAAGGCCTATAAGCTGCCCCTCAATGACAAGGTCAATTCGCTCCATGGCGGGGGCAAGGGCTTCGACAAGCAGGTGTGGAAGGTCGTGTCGTTGAAGAGTGGTCCCAAGGCCAGCCTGGTGCTGGCCCTGACCAGCCCGGACGGCGATTCGGGCTATCCCGGCAAGCTGGACGTGACCGTCACTTACACGCTGGACGAAAGCGGCAACCTGGGCATCGCGTTCGATGCGAAGACCGACAAGCCGACCATCGTCAACATGACCAATCACGCCATCTTCAACCTTCAGGGTGAAGGATCGCCTGATGGCGCGATGGGCCATATGCTCACGATTCCGGCCAAGGCCTATACGCCGGTCGACGCGAACCTGATCCCGACCGGCGAGCTAAAGCCCGTCGAAGGCGGCGTCTTCGATTTCCGCAAGCCCCGTCGCGTGGCCGATGGATTGCGCGACGGACGCGATCCGCAGATCATCGCCGGACGCGGCTACGACCATAATTGGGCGCTGGACAAGGGCCTGACCAAGACGCCGGCACTGGCCGCGCGGCTGGAAGACCCGGTGTCGGGTCGCGTTCTGGAAGTGCTGACGACCGAACCGGGCGTGCAATTCTACACCGGCAATTTCCTGGACGGCACCTTCATCGGCAAGCAGAGCCATGTCTATCGCATGGGCGACGGCATCGCGCTGGAGCCGCAGAAATTCCCGGATGCGCCCAACAAGCCTGCTTTCGTGTCGGCGCGCGTCGATCCGGGCAAGCCCTATCATCATGAGATGGTCTATCGCCTGTCGGTGGCGCGCTGA
- a CDS encoding toxic anion resistance protein — translation MASTAPTTTATTAGDTLNLTPPDPVPVVAPEKAAGLVPIEDEKRSKLDEKVDAFVADLVAQDANSPEFGARVDQLTNMGRKEIAEAAGHSNRFLDRPVRAMDSDTKVGADLAELRRTVEDLDPGKRGNLLAPKKLFGIIPFGNKMRDYFDGYKSAQGHINAILGSLASGKDVLIKDNAAIDVERQNMWATMGRLEQMIHISKTMDARLEAKALELDATDPAKAKAIRESALFYIRQRTQDLLTQMAVTVQGYLALDLVKKNNVELVKGVDRAGTTTVAALRTAVTVAQALAGQRLVLEQITALNTTTANMIDRTGELLTSQTAQIHEQAASSTIPIETLQRAFQNIYDTMDNIDTFKMKALENMKTTVNTLSGEVEKSKGYIARAQGQAQASQEVRADNPLLSAIEG, via the coding sequence ATGGCTTCGACCGCGCCGACCACTACCGCTACGACCGCTGGCGACACCCTGAACCTGACGCCGCCCGATCCGGTGCCGGTGGTCGCGCCCGAAAAAGCGGCGGGCCTGGTCCCGATCGAGGATGAGAAGAGGTCGAAGCTGGACGAAAAGGTCGACGCCTTCGTCGCGGACCTGGTCGCGCAGGACGCCAATTCGCCGGAATTCGGCGCGCGCGTCGATCAGCTGACCAATATGGGGCGCAAGGAAATCGCCGAGGCGGCGGGCCACTCCAACCGCTTTCTCGATCGCCCGGTGCGCGCGATGGACAGCGATACGAAGGTCGGGGCGGACCTGGCCGAACTGCGCCGCACGGTCGAAGACCTCGATCCCGGCAAGCGGGGCAATCTGCTCGCGCCCAAGAAGCTGTTCGGCATCATCCCCTTCGGCAACAAGATGCGCGACTATTTCGACGGCTATAAAAGCGCGCAGGGCCATATCAACGCCATCCTGGGGTCGCTGGCCAGCGGCAAGGACGTGCTGATCAAGGACAATGCCGCGATCGACGTGGAGCGCCAGAATATGTGGGCGACCATGGGCCGTCTGGAACAGATGATCCATATTTCCAAGACGATGGACGCACGGCTGGAAGCCAAGGCGCTGGAACTCGACGCGACCGATCCGGCCAAGGCGAAGGCGATCCGCGAGAGCGCGCTCTTCTACATCCGCCAGCGCACGCAGGATCTGCTGACGCAGATGGCGGTGACGGTGCAGGGCTATCTGGCGCTGGACCTGGTCAAGAAGAACAATGTCGAACTGGTCAAGGGCGTGGACCGCGCGGGCACCACAACGGTTGCGGCGCTGCGTACGGCGGTGACGGTGGCCCAAGCGCTGGCCGGGCAGCGACTGGTGCTGGAGCAGATCACCGCGCTCAACACCACCACCGCCAACATGATCGACCGTACCGGCGAACTGTTGACAAGCCAGACCGCGCAGATTCACGAACAGGCCGCGTCCAGCACCATCCCGATCGAAACGCTCCAGCGCGCGTTCCAGAATATCTACGATACGATGGACAATATCGACACGTTCAAGATGAAGGCGCTGGAGAATATGAAGACGACAGTGAACACGCTGTCGGGCGAAGTGGAAAAGTCCAAGGGCTATATCGCCCGCGCGCAGGGCCAGGCCCAGGCATCTCAGGAGGTGCGTGCGGACAATCCGCTATTGAGCGCGATCGAGGGGTGA
- a CDS encoding SMP-30/gluconolactonase/LRE family protein has translation MAEWRLIERGVADSLGEGTLWSARDNAVYWVDILAPALNRLSLQDGALDSGAVDRWAMPEPLGWVAEREAGGFIGGFQSGFADVSLDPLTITPFADPEPHFPGNRMNDGKADAHGHIWCGTMDMSEEHDRGALYRLAPDRSWRVIDSDYRVPNGPAFSPCGQWLYHSDTAKQQMYRFRRTDDGATDREPFIRFAQEDGYPDGMTVDAEGHIWVAHWGGSRISRFTPDGDLDRAIALPARQVTNITFAGPNLDRMFVSSATVGLDDPTPYDGGFFEVESGVRGLPTNLYAG, from the coding sequence ATGGCTGAATGGCGTTTGATCGAACGCGGCGTCGCGGACAGTCTGGGCGAAGGCACGCTCTGGTCCGCGCGCGACAATGCGGTCTATTGGGTCGATATCCTCGCCCCGGCGCTCAATCGGCTTTCTTTGCAGGATGGGGCGCTGGACAGCGGCGCGGTCGATCGCTGGGCGATGCCCGAGCCGCTGGGCTGGGTGGCGGAGCGGGAGGCGGGCGGCTTCATCGGCGGCTTCCAGAGCGGCTTTGCCGATGTCAGCCTCGATCCGCTGACCATCACGCCGTTCGCCGACCCGGAACCGCATTTCCCCGGCAATCGGATGAACGATGGCAAGGCGGATGCGCACGGCCATATCTGGTGCGGCACCATGGACATGAGCGAAGAGCATGATCGTGGCGCGCTCTACCGTCTGGCGCCGGACCGCAGTTGGCGGGTGATCGACAGCGACTATCGCGTCCCCAACGGCCCGGCCTTTTCGCCATGCGGCCAGTGGCTCTACCATAGCGATACCGCCAAGCAGCAGATGTACCGCTTTCGCCGCACCGACGACGGCGCGACCGACCGCGAACCGTTCATCCGCTTCGCGCAAGAGGATGGCTATCCCGATGGCATGACCGTGGATGCGGAAGGGCATATCTGGGTCGCCCATTGGGGCGGCAGCCGGATCAGCCGCTTCACGCCCGACGGCGACCTGGATCGCGCCATCGCCTTGCCCGCCCGGCAGGTGACGAACATCACCTTCGCCGGGCCCAACCTCGATCGTATGTTCGTCAGCAGCGCGACCGTGGGCCTCGACGATCCGACGCCCTATGACGGCGGCTTCTTCGAAGTCGAGAGCGGGGTGCGGGGCTTGCCGACGAACCTCTACGCGGGCTGA
- a CDS encoding sugar MFS transporter → MAGPITSGAGVTAAHNPGTRYGPALALLASLFFMWGFITVINNTLLPHLRSVFELTYTQTTLIESVWFIAYFVASIPSAKLIERVGYQKSLVVGLLIMAAGALGMTVAASIPSYGVTLVMLFVIASGITLLQVAANPYVAIVGKPETASSRLNLVQAMNSAGTMLAPLFGAYLILGRSKGGTAQGDVVLTQAERLADAQSVILPYVLVAGVLVVLAFVIARFPLPAMGNATQRHNKEERKKHSLWNHRNLVFGIPAIFIYLIAEIGVANLFVNFVSQPDIANLTHEQAGRYLTFLWGGMMIGRFAGSAIMQKFDAGHVLAAFSIGAFIVMLVTVFTTGPVAMWALILVGLFHSIMFPTIFTLGIKGLGPLTEEGSGLLIMAIAGGALVVVQGWLADHYGLQTSFLLTAACELYILFYALWGSKTTNSLPDQQVAE, encoded by the coding sequence ATGGCAGGACCGATCACATCAGGCGCGGGCGTGACCGCGGCGCACAATCCCGGTACGCGCTACGGCCCTGCGCTTGCGCTGCTGGCCAGCCTCTTCTTCATGTGGGGCTTCATCACGGTCATCAACAATACGCTGCTGCCGCATCTGCGCAGCGTGTTCGAACTGACCTACACCCAGACGACGCTGATCGAATCGGTGTGGTTCATCGCCTATTTCGTGGCGTCGATACCCTCGGCCAAGCTGATCGAGCGGGTCGGATACCAGAAATCGCTGGTCGTTGGCCTGCTGATCATGGCGGCGGGTGCGCTGGGCATGACGGTCGCGGCGTCGATCCCCTCCTATGGCGTGACGCTGGTCATGCTGTTCGTGATCGCCAGCGGCATCACCCTGCTCCAGGTTGCGGCCAACCCCTATGTCGCGATCGTCGGCAAGCCCGAAACCGCATCCTCGCGCCTCAATCTGGTGCAGGCGATGAATTCGGCCGGCACGATGCTGGCGCCCCTGTTCGGCGCCTATCTGATCCTGGGCCGATCAAAGGGTGGCACGGCGCAGGGCGACGTCGTCCTGACCCAGGCCGAACGGCTCGCCGACGCCCAGTCGGTGATCCTGCCCTATGTGCTGGTCGCTGGCGTGCTGGTCGTGCTGGCCTTCGTCATCGCCCGCTTCCCGTTGCCCGCCATGGGCAATGCGACGCAGCGCCACAACAAGGAAGAGCGCAAGAAGCATTCGCTCTGGAACCACCGCAACCTGGTTTTCGGCATTCCGGCGATATTCATCTATCTGATCGCGGAAATCGGCGTCGCCAACCTGTTCGTGAACTTCGTCAGCCAACCCGACATCGCCAACCTGACCCATGAACAGGCCGGTCGCTACCTGACCTTCCTGTGGGGCGGCATGATGATCGGCCGGTTCGCGGGTTCCGCGATCATGCAGAAGTTCGACGCGGGTCATGTCCTTGCCGCCTTCTCGATCGGTGCGTTCATCGTCATGCTGGTCACGGTCTTCACCACCGGCCCCGTCGCCATGTGGGCGCTGATCCTGGTCGGCCTGTTCCACTCGATCATGTTCCCCACCATCTTCACGCTAGGCATCAAGGGCCTTGGCCCGTTGACCGAGGAAGGATCGGGCCTGCTCATCATGGCGATCGCCGGTGGCGCGCTGGTGGTCGTGCAGGGCTGGCTGGCGGACCATTATGGCCTCCAGACCAGCTTCCTGCTGACTGCGGCCTGCGAACTCTACATCCTGTTCTACGCGCTGTGGGGGTCGAAGACGACCAACAGCCTGCCGGACCAGCAGGTCGCCGAATAG